From Salvelinus namaycush isolate Seneca chromosome 27, SaNama_1.0, whole genome shotgun sequence, the proteins below share one genomic window:
- the srfbp1 gene encoding serum response factor-binding protein 1 — protein sequence MSSTDTQQVTMPDVLKTEAIPEDPNKQKMSELPKNDDKPVLLIKDKKTGLLIKDKKTGLLIKDKKTGLLIKKKKKKPEIPRKKKKKPDDPSKPVPLNLNNEVVRMRKEVKRVRVLVIRKLTRQMASLKKKKGKEEDLERNRRRVGRLLEEIHEMKTLKPDPVTKAALQKNLSFEFVCKNPKATISDRAVARIATHPQFSKKIDTIKAAIKAFKDERMIVEKGDEKGTVKKQPLKVVEVIEQPKDSDGEGGVEGEEGKGNEEEMDEEEDGTPAESQSLTVDEPAVIEKQPVDKTVRVTEEDISTIENKESAIENTVAGPQPKEMSEADKTLVDSSTPFTIEAPQVVPTKNIVTMKNTPQKQVVQKLTKDTPATQKTQDPKPQKVTKPQIKDVKNKQDDEEDDSDDEEEESDLESSDDEEKEYFDDSTEERFRKQSSQSDESDNDDFFLGKVTKFKKKSDAATAPPGGGEGKSSKLGKNPLLEPLESLNPHQTELDELEARQNFRGKSVFCSSLSGSRGGRGGGRGRGGGRGRGGGRGMGRGGGRGGDFKNRGRGGDDGPSRGPGSHDRGSGRGRGDFGRQREGRGFSSTSSSQPPQQALHPSWEASKKRKEQQTVVVAFQGKKIKFDD from the exons ATGTCATCAACCGACACACAGCAAGTGACAATGCCAGACGTTCTGAAGACTGAGGCGATCCCTGAGGATCCAAATAAACAGAAAATGTCAGAACTCCCAAAAAATGACGACAAGCCTGTGCTTCTGATAAAAGACAAGAAAACAGGGCTTCTGATAAAAGACAAGAAAACAGGGCTTCTGATAAAAGACAAGAAAACAGGGCTTCTGataaagaaaaagaagaagaaaccagAGATTCcgagaaagaagaagaagaagccagATGATCCCAGTAAGCCAGTTCCATTAAACCTGAACAACGAGGTGGTGAGGATGAGGAAGGAGGTGAAAAGGGTGAGGGTGCTGGTCATCAGGAAGTTGACTAGGCAGATGGCAAGTCTGAAGAAAAAGAAGGGGAAGGAGGAAGATCTGGAGAGGAACCGGAGGAGGGTAGGCAGACTGCTGGAAGAAATCCATGAAATGAAGACACTCAAACCTGATCCG GTGACCAAAGCTGCCCTCCAGAAGAACCTGAGTTTTGAGTTTGTCTGTAAGAACCCAAAGGCCACCATTTCTGACCGAGCTGTAGCCCGTATCGCCACTCACCCCCAGTTCAGCAAGAAGATAGACACCATCAAAGCTGCCATTAAAGCCTTCAAGGATGAGAGGATGATAGTAGAGAAAGGAGACGAGAAGGGAACGGTTAAAAAGCAGCCTTTAAAGGTGGTAGAGGTGATCGAGCAGCCGAAGGACAGTGATGGAGAAGGAGGGGTGGAAGGTGAAGAAGGGAAGGGAAATGAAgaagagatggatgaggaggaagaTGGAACACCCGCGGAGAGCCAGAGTCTAACGGTTGACGAACCAGCTGTTATAGAAAAGCAACCCGTTGATAAGACTGTCAGGGTTACAGAAGAAGACATTTCCACGATAGAGAATAAAGAATCGGCCATAGAGAATACAGTAGCTGGCCCTCAGCCCAAGGAGATGTCAGAGGCCGATAAGACTCTGGTGGACTCATCCACTCCATTCACAATAGAGGCCCCACAAGTAGTACCTACAAAAAACATAGTAACCATGAAAAACACACCACAGAAGCAAGTAGTCCAGAAACTCACAAAGGACACTCCAGCCACTCAGAAGACTCAAGACCCCAAACCCCAGAAAGTCACTAAACCTCAAATTAAGGATGTTAAAAACAAGCAGGATGATGAAGAAGACGATTCtgatgatgaggaagaggagagcgACTTGGAGTCTTCCGACGACGAGGAGAAGGAGTATTTTGACGACAGCACGGAGGAGCGTTTCCGTAAGCAGTCCTCCCAGTCGGATGAAAGCGACAACGACGATTTCTTCCTGGGGAAAGTCACCAAGTTCAAAAAGAAGAGTGACGCGGCTACAGCGCCACCAGGTGGAGGGGAGGGCAAGAGCAGCAAACTGGGGAAAAACCCACTGCTGGAACCACTGGAGAGCTTAAACCCACACCAGACTGAACTAGATGAGCTAGAGGCCAGACAGAACTTCAGGGGGAAGTCTGTCTTCTGCTCCAGTCTGTCTGGTTCCAGAGGTGGTAGAGGCGGAGGCAGGGGTAGAGGCGGAGGCAGGGGTAGAGGCGGAGGCAGGGGTATGGGCCGAGGAGGGGGTAGGGGAGGGGACTTCAAAAACcggggaagagggggagatgaTGGCCCGTCTCGGGGTCCTGGGTCACATGATAGGGGTTCTGGGAGGGGAAGGGGGGACTTTGGGAGGCAACGGGAAGGCAGAGGGttctcctccacctcttcatctcaGCCACCACAACAGGCCCTGCACCCGTCATGGGAGGCCAGTAAGAAGAGGAAGGAGCAACAGACCGTAGTAGTGGCCTTCCAGGGAAAGAagatcaaatttgatgattgA
- the LOC120022681 gene encoding transcription factor E2F3-like, whose product MMRKGGVSVPEKVLIAGVGGSSMDKNRTVLTQYTNAPYYQILTPPPCPNQTNNVGVPDPTDSQLYTTPIGVSTNGTGQRPPLGRHPAKRRLELEESDQQYTSETNRGSRATRHSLRGPKPTPSPLEKSRYDASLGLLTQKFVQLLAQSSDGVVDLNLAAESLKVPKRRLYDITNVLEGVHLIKKKSKNNIQWMGCSLSPEGVARVQTRVSVGKELLELTQEEKRLDELLHISTCIIQQMTKDTPTRKFAYISYEDVKRIPSLKDQTVIVVKAPAETRLEVPDPAESLQVHLSSTQGPIDVSLCSDDHAPSTLNNVALNGNGHPSSSYVNGNSSLSVLKVSQGGNNSTDNASISFSNALSRLPACSAVTVTPVSLLHLQDVDQEPFVSLSPSLLFEEDDYMLSLGEDDLLSYDLDQLPLEDLLCN is encoded by the exons ATGATGAGAAAGGGGGGAGTCTCTGTCCCGGAGAAAGTCCTAATTGCAGGGGTCGGGGGCTCCTCCATGGACAAAAACCGCACAGTTCTGACCCAGTACACCAATGCGCCGTATTATCAGATCTTAACCCCTCCGCCATGTCCGAACCAGACTAACAATGTCGGTGTCCCAGACCCGACCGACAGTCAGCTATACACTACCCCCATCGGGGTGTCTACAAACGGGACCGGACAGCGACCACCCCTCGGAAGACACCCG GCGAAGCGTCGGTTGGAGCTGGAGGAGAGTGATCAGCAGTACACCAGTGAGACTAACAGAGGCTCCAGAGCCACCAGGCACTCCCTCAGAGGACCCAAGC ctacCCCCTCCCCGTTAGAGAAGAGCAGGTATGACGCATCTCTAGGCCTCCTGACCCAGAAGTTTGTCCAGCTGCTGGCCCAGTCCAGTGACGGGGTGGTGGACCTGAACCTGGCCGCGGAGTCCCTCAAGGTGCCGAAGAGACGTCTCTATGACATCACCAACGTCCTGGAGGGGGTGCATCTCATCAAGAAGAAGTCCAAGAACAACATCCAATGGAT gggctgTAGCCTGTCTCCAGAGGGAGTGGCCAGGGTCCAGACCCGTGTCTCTGTGGGTAAAGAGCTGCTGGAGTTGAcccaggaggagaagagactggatgAACTCCTACACATCTCTACATGCATCATCCAACAGATGACTAAAGACACACCCACAAGGAA GTTTGCATACATATCGTATGAGGATGTGAAGAGGATTCCTAGTCTGAAGGACCAGACGGTCATTGTGGTCAAAGCCCCTGCTGAAACCAGACTTGAGGTGCCAGACCCtgcagag AGTCTCCAGGTCCACCTGAGCAGTACCCAGGGTCCAATAGATGTCTCCCTATGCTCTGATGACCACGCCCCCTCCACGCTGAACAACGTGGCACTGAATGGAAACGGACATCCTTCTTCATCGTATGTCAATGGAAACTCCTCTTTGTCCGTCCTCAAGGTGTCACAAG GGGGTAATAACTCCACTGATAACGCCAGTATCAGTTTCTCCAACGCCCTGTCCAGGCTCCCAGCATGCTCAGCAGTGACAGTGACCCCggtctccctcctccacctccaggATGTCGACCAGGAGccctttgtctccctctctccctccctcctctttgaGGAGGACGACTACATGCTCAGCCTGGGGGAAGACGACTTGTTGTCCTACGACCTGGACCAGCTTCCACTTGAAGACCTGCTCTGTAACTGA